Sequence from the Sphingobium indicum B90A genome:
CGGGCGGGAGATGGTGGCGCTGAAAGGCTCCGCCGCCGATTATGTGGTGCTGCCCAAGGTGGAGAATGCCCGCCAGGTGAAGGACGTGTTCAGCGTCTGCCAGAAGCCGGTGATCGCGATGATCGAGAGCGCGGCGGGCGTGCTGGCGGTGCAGGCGATCGCATCGGCGGAGGGCTGCGCGGGGTTGTTCATGGGGAATAACGACCTGCGGCAGGATCTGGGGATACCGCCCTCGGCCGGGCGGGAAGGGCTGGCCCTGTCCCTGCAGTCCGTCATGCTGGCGGCGCGGGCGGCGGGCATCGCCGCGTTCGACGGCGTGTTCAACCGGCTGGACGACGAGGCCGGCTTCGAAAGCGAATGCGCGGCGGGGCATGCGCTGGGCTTCGACGGCAAGACGCTGATCCACCCCAGCCAGGTGCCGGTGGCCAATCAGGTGTTCGGTCCGGACCCACAGGCGGTTGCCGATGCGCGGCGGCTGATCGAGGCGGCGACGGGCGGGGCCGAGCGGTTCGAGGGACGGATGATCGAGAGCATGCATGTCGAGGAAGCGAGGGCGCTGATCGCCAGGGCTGACGCGGTGTCGGGTTAGGCGGTGTCGACAAACCTGGAGTGGGGGAAATGGCCAATGCATGACATTCCCCTCCCGCAGGCGGGAGGGGCTAGGGGTGGGCGCGACCCCGGACTTGATC
This genomic interval carries:
- a CDS encoding HpcH/HpaI aldolase/citrate lyase family protein, which translates into the protein MLLRHARSLLFLPASNPRAIAKARTLPCDMVILDLEDAVPDDRKEDALGNAVAAVAEGFGGRLCAVRINVEGAPTHGREMVALKGSAADYVVLPKVENARQVKDVFSVCQKPVIAMIESAAGVLAVQAIASAEGCAGLFMGNNDLRQDLGIPPSAGREGLALSLQSVMLAARAAGIAAFDGVFNRLDDEAGFESECAAGHALGFDGKTLIHPSQVPVANQVFGPDPQAVADARRLIEAATGGAERFEGRMIESMHVEEARALIARADAVSG